In a genomic window of Ranitomeya imitator isolate aRanImi1 chromosome 5, aRanImi1.pri, whole genome shotgun sequence:
- the PTMA gene encoding prothymosin alpha has protein sequence MSDTAVDASVEKATKDLKAKDREVVEETENGKEKPANGNAENEENGDDGGDNDGDEEEEVDEEDEEDEVEGDDDEGDEDDEADGATGKRAAEDDDDEDDVETKKQKKDEDD, from the exons ATGTCAGACACCGCAGTGGACGCCAGTGTAGAGAAGGCAACCAAG GACTTGAAGGCAAAAGATAGGGAAGTTGTTGAAGAAACAGAAAATGGAAAGGAGAAGCCAGCGAATGGAAATGCA GAGAATGAAGAGAACGGCGAtgatgggggagacaatgatggggaTGAAGAGGAAGAGGTTGACGAAGAAGACGAGGAGGATGAAGTAGAAG GAgatgatgatgagggtgatgaAGATGATGAAGCAGATGGAGCCACTGGTAAAAGAGCAGCAGAAGATGACGAT gaCGAAGATGACGTTGAAACAAAGAAGCAGAAAAAAGATGAAGATGACTAG